The sequence GCCTAGATTTACGAATATATCCTTTATCTACTTATCCTCTTTATACTACTCCTATAATACGGAATAAGCCCAACTATCATTTGCAGGTACGTACTGTGGGGGAAGGAAGTTTTGATAACGCAGCCAAATGTACGGGTACGCATATTCATTTAGATTTACCTGACGACGTAGTAGATCGTCGAGTCGGTATTGCTTATAATTCTTCTTTTGAAGCTAGAGAGAGAGTTTTAAATATTTACAATTTGGCAACTGCTTTCGATGCAGCAATAATTACTTTATCTCGCGCCTGTCCTTTTTATGATGGCACAGTGGCTGGGAAGGCGATGCGGACAATCCACTATCGTGGAAGCAAACAATTTGCCTGGCAAGGAGTTTATACCGATCTTCAATCTGTAGGTGGCTTGATGCCTTATGCTGAAACTGTAGAAGATTTAACTCAACAGTTATTCAATCGTTACCATAGCTGGCTGCAAGCAATGGATCTGGCAGGAGTAGACAGACAAATGTTTTTAGACTCTGGTGGTGAATTATTAACTGCGGGGTGGAATCCGATCAGACTTAATTCTATCGGTACAGTAGAACTTAGAGGTTCAGACAGCAACTATCCCAGCGTAATATTGGCACTTGTCGCCTTAATTTCTGAAGCTGCTAATCGAGTACGACGCGAAGATATCAGGGTTAGACCGAAACCAGGGGCTAAAACCTTTGAACTGCAAGGACAAAATTTAACAGTACCCGAATTTGACTATTTAAACAATGAGCTACTATATGCTGCGGTAACGGAAGGAATAAATCATGCAGCGGTTAAAAATTATCTTGATTCAATTTTAGAATTTAGTTGCCAAAACCAAGGTGAAGCCAGCGAATATTTAGCTCAATTCAAAACAACATTAGGACAATACACTACTACCGAAGCCAAGTTATTAGACAAGTTTCCTACTACTACAGGAACAATATCTCAAGAGGATGGTTTAGCTTTAGTTCGTTACTGCTGCGATCGCCTGGAAGAAGAGGTAAGCGATCTTAGTTCTCAGCAGCTAGATAAACAGGCTTTAATTACCGATCTAGACGATTGTAAAGTTGTTATGTAGCCTTTGATAAAGGTCAAGGTGTATTTGAGCAGGTTTTTGCCAAATATATTCAGCAGGAATAGCTGCGCTGTTATTAACTAATTTTTGGCTGAGGTTTTTATTTAGGATATCGAGCATGGCAAAGGCGATTACATCAATGAAATGAGGATCGAAAGTAAAGCTGTTTCATGGTCGAGAAATTCGGTAAATGGCGCAATATTAGCAGTAACCATAGGTAGTCCCGAAGCGATCGCTTCTAATAATACTAGTCTCCAACCTTCTTTGACCGATGGAAAAACCAAGGCATCGCCGCAACGATACAAAACAGGCAGATCTCGATCGGATATTACTCCAGGTAAGATTAAAGACTTGCCAATTTCAATTTCATTATGCTGGACTAAATTAAAAAATTCCTGCCGATATGGCTTGTAGTCAAACAGAGTATCACCACCAACAATAATTAACTGTGCTTGAGGATAAGTTTTTAGCACCTAATTAAAAGCTTGTAGTAATTTGAGAGAATTCTTGCGGAGTTCAATTCCGCCGATGGATAAATAAGGTATACGATCCATATTTGG comes from Coleofasciculaceae cyanobacterium and encodes:
- a CDS encoding glutamate-cysteine ligase family protein — encoded protein: MKLNNSRLGLEQEFFIVDLEGFLSHRADEFLSGCRNIAKARDRSADCFAPEFVKSIVEINTVPVNNFAELTAEYLDLLKILLEVAQSLDLRIYPLSTYPLYTTPIIRNKPNYHLQVRTVGEGSFDNAAKCTGTHIHLDLPDDVVDRRVGIAYNSSFEARERVLNIYNLATAFDAAIITLSRACPFYDGTVAGKAMRTIHYRGSKQFAWQGVYTDLQSVGGLMPYAETVEDLTQQLFNRYHSWLQAMDLAGVDRQMFLDSGGELLTAGWNPIRLNSIGTVELRGSDSNYPSVILALVALISEAANRVRREDIRVRPKPGAKTFELQGQNLTVPEFDYLNNELLYAAVTEGINHAAVKNYLDSILEFSCQNQGEASEYLAQFKTTLGQYTTTEAKLLDKFPTTTGTISQEDGLALVRYCCDRLEEEVSDLSSQQLDKQALITDLDDCKVVM
- a CDS encoding glycosyltransferase, yielding MLKTYPQAQLIIVGGDTLFDYKPYRQEFFNLVQHNEIEIGKSLILPGVISDRDLPVLYRCGDALVFPSVKEGWRLVLLEAIASGLPMVTANIAPFTEFLDHETALLSILISLM